One genomic window of Arachis stenosperma cultivar V10309 chromosome 10, arast.V10309.gnm1.PFL2, whole genome shotgun sequence includes the following:
- the LOC130954109 gene encoding uncharacterized protein At1g32220, chloroplastic, which translates to MRTLVSRLIHSNPSFSRLNVTASSKIARSFTTDSNQVDEPFKVEEAETVNIPPPPTDKLLVLGGNGFVGSHICREALDRGLSVASLSRSGRSSLHDSWATNVIWYKGNLLSGDSLNEALNGVTAVISCVGGFGSNSYMYKINGTANINAIRAAADQGVKRFVYISAADFGVVNFLLRGYYEGKRAAETELLTRFPYGGVILRPGFIYGTRTVGSMKIPLGAIGSPMEMVLQHAKPLSQIPLVGPLMTPPVNVTSVAKVAVRAATDPVFPPGIIDVYGIQRYSQHKSK; encoded by the exons ATGAGGACATTAGTCTCTCGATTGATCCATTCCAACCCTTCCTTTTCCAGGCTCAA TGTAACTGCCTCGTCAAAGATCGCCAGAAGTTTCACCACCGATTCCAATCAGGTTGATGAACCCTTCAAGGTCGAAGAAGCTGAAACGGTAAACATACCTCCGCCCCCAACAGACAAG TTGCTTGTGTTGGGAGGCAATGGATTTGTTGGCTCACATATTTGTAGAGAAGCCTTAGATCGCGGTTTGTCCGTTGCCAGTCTTAGCAG GTCTGGCAGGTCATCCTTGCATGATTCATGGGCTACCAATGTCATCTGGTATAAAG GGAACCTCCTTTCGGGTGATTCGTTGAATGAAGCTCTCAATGGGGTCACTGCTGTC ATCTCATGTGTTGGCGGTTTTGGCTCCAACTCATACATGTACAAAATTAACGGAACTGCTAACATCAATGCAATTAGAGCAGCTGCAGATCAAG GTGTTAAAAGATTTGTCTATATCTCTGCTGCTGACTTTGGCGTAGTTAATTTCTTATTGCGGGGTTATTATGAAGGAAAG AGAGCTGCTGAAACAGAGCTTCTGACCAGATTTCCTTACGGTG GAGTGATTCTGAGGCCTGGGTTTATATATGGGACTCGAACTGTTGGGAGCATGAAGATACCCCTTGGTGCAATTGGATCTCCAATGGAGATg GTTCTCCAACATGCAAAGCCATTGAGCCAGATCCCACTTGTTGGACCTCTAATGACACCTCCGGTCAATGTTACGTCAGTTGCAAAAGTCGCGGTTAGAGCTGCAACGGACCCTGTTTTCCCTCCCGGTATCATTGATGTTTATGGAATTCAACGGTATAGTCAGCACAAATCAAAGTAG
- the LOC130954884 gene encoding ankyrin repeat-containing protein BDA1-like, translated as MNETLNVAAQMGDIDLLYKLLQVDPYLLDRIASVPFINTPLHFAASAGQTSFATEIMRLKPIFAWKLNLYGFSPVHLALQNGNYRTLCRFIDINKDLVRVKGREGLTPLHLATKIGQTDLVARFLSACSSSIEDVNVGSETALHIAVMYKQLEALEVLVGWVRRSCHKCAHATEKRVLNWVDDKGNTVLHLALLKALPPQTVRLLIDSNIDLNIKNLEGSTALDIVENNQRQQVNTSDITQIRNMLVRAGALRATSLAVTPLEEDLRSRITFHERVAIYITRLRRRISNDTRNALLVVAILFATSTYEAAINPPGGVYQAEAKSPPSPPPPSSKFSIHFRLNHHHNNNVGAGKAVMRVQDFIWFWSFNTCAFYLSILMICLLMPRGRVSVIVASPLFLFCGCYVLSMLVISPSCKLGIAAVALPCILLVLNFWGGSVYIRLAKKLRRYRSKQEDGSRFSGGNKW; from the exons ATGAATGAGACATTGAATGTAGCGGCACAAATGGGAGACATAGACTTGCTCTACAAGCTTCTTCAGGTGGATCCATATCTCTTGGACCGCATTGCTTCCGTACCATTCATCAATACACCTCTGCATTTTGCAGCCTCCGCGGGTCAAACCAGTTTTGCCACTGAGATCATGAGACTGAAGCCTATCTTTGCATGGAAGCTGAACCTGTATGGGTTTAGCCCCGTGCACCTTGCATTACAGAACGGAAACTACAGAACGTTGTGCAGATTTATAGACATCAACAAAGACCTTGTCCGGGTCAAGGGAAGAGAGGGACTCACACCTTTGCATTTAGCGACTAAGATTGGGCAAACCGATCTTGTAGCGAGATTCTTGTCGGCTTGCTCAAGTTCCATTGAAGATGTGAATGTGGGGAGTGAGACTGCTTTGCATATTGCGGTTATGTATAAGCAGCTTGAGGCTCTTGAGGTTCTGGTCGGTTGGGTTCGTAGGAGTTGCCACAAGTGTGCTCACGCAACAGAGAAACGGGTACTCAATTGGGTGGACGATAAAGGCAACACCGTTCTCCACCTTGCACTTCTCAAAGCCTTACCACCACAG aCGGTTAGATTGTTGATAGACAGCAACATTGACTTAAACATCAAGAATTTAGAGGGCTCAACAGCTTTAGACATTGTGGAGAACAATCAAAGGCAACAAGTTAACACTTCAGATATCACTCAGATCAGGAACATGTTAGTTAGAGCAGGAGCTTTACGCGCCACCTCACTCGCCGTCACACCCCTGGAAGAAGACCTAAGATCAAGAATCACTTTCCACGAGAGAGTAGCAATCTACATCACGCGCCTCAGAAGGCGAATCTCAAACGACACGCGCAACGCGCTCTTAGTAGTGGCGATACTCTTCGCAACAAGCACCTACGAAGCCGCAATTAACCCCCCCGGCGGGGTGTACCAGGCGGAGGCCAAATCTCCACCATCTCCGCCACCACCTTCGAGCAAGTTCAGCATCCACTTCAGGCTTAACCATCATCATAATAACAATGTTGGTGCTGGGAAAGCGGTGATGAGGGTTCAAGATTTCATTTGGTTCTGGTCATTTAACACGTGCGCTTTTTATCTATCGATTTTGATGATATGTTTGTTAATGCCGAGAGGGCGTGTTAGTGTTATAGTGGCTTCTCCGCTGTTTCTATTCTGTGGTTGCTATGTGTTATCCATGCTCGTTATATCGCCAAGCTGTAAATTGGGCATAGCAGCTGTGGCTCTACCATGCATTCTTTTGGTTTTGAACTTTTGGGGAGGTTCGGTATACATTCGATTAGCAAAAAAGCTCAGAAGATATCGTTCTAAACAGGAAGATGGATCTAGATTCTCAGGAGGAAACAAATGGTGA
- the LOC130955026 gene encoding dirigent protein 4-like encodes MEKKTILLVLALLFCCMSVQVHSKYHSENKNGFHYKEKVTNLHFYLFDFLTGKNPSAVEIARPNRPVGAKASTPFGHIYAIDDPLREGPDENSTVIGNARGFYLSTSQSEDLTLLMNVDFGFTKGEFNGSSISVVSRNPVTEPHRELAVVGGRGKFRLARGFAELTTYYLNTTNGDAIIEYNVTVLHY; translated from the coding sequence ATGGAGAAGAAAACAATCCTCCTAGTTTTGGCTTTGTTATTTTGCTGCATGAGTGTCCAAGTTCATTCGAAATATCACTCGGAGAACAAGAACGGTTTCCATTACAAGGAGAAAGTGACCAATCTCCATTTCTACCTCTTTGACTTCCTCACTGGGAAAAACCCCTCCGCCGTGGAGATCGCGCGACCCAACCGTCCCGTGggggcaaaagcttccactccattcggccatatttatgCCATTGATGATCCACTGAGAGAAGGGCCTGATGAAAACTCAACCGTCATTGGCAATGCGCGGGGTTTTTACTTGTCAACAAGCCAAAGTGAGGATCTAACCCTTCTTATGAATGTGGATTTTGGGTTCACCAAAGGAGAGTTCAACGGGAGCTCCATCAGTGTGGTTTCGAGGAATCCGGTGACGGAGCCGCATAGGGAACTGGCTGTTGTCGGAGGGAGAGGCAAGTTCAGGCTCGCTAGAGGCTTCGCTGAGCTTACAACTTATTATCTCAATACAACAAATGGTGATGCTATTATTGAGTATAACGTTACTGTTTTACATTATTGA